The genomic stretch CCTGACGTTAATGCTCGGAACATAACGGACGAGAAACCCATCATATAAAAGCAAGGTAAAATATTTTCTTAGATATAGCTCGAACAATACACTATACTGACTTAAGTTTCAGAGTGCCTTTGCAAGTACACTCCCCTCTCCATTGCTCATGCTATCAAAGCACACCGGAAAGATAAGCTCGGAATCAAGGATTGGATGTTCAGTCTCCGAAGTGATAGTTCGGCAGTCATCCATCATCAAAGGCTGATCTATTTCACAGGCAAGAACAAATAATTTCAAACAttaaaatcttttaatattTGTGAAAAGGATGAACTATTATTTTGGTCTATAATATTTGAGGTAAatcttattttagtttttaaggTTTTGATcgtcttatttttattttaaaacatttaaaatagCATCAATATTATGATTATTAACCCACTGTCGAATCTATTACTAACACATAACAAAATTAATGTATTattaataatacttttattaaaattgtaTTTGTTTAATTCCCTCTCTCATTTTTATTCTCTTAATAAGtctaaatcttttttttttctttctctttaaatttttttggagaattaataatataaaagagagataaaaaagaaaataaaaaaatgaaatttaaacTTGATAAGaggataaaaataagagaaagaagttaaataaaaataattttaacaaaatattattaatagtatattaattttgttaattgttgataaaaaatttgatgataaaataatattaatattattttaaatattttaaaaaataaaaaaatttaaacttaataagaggataaaaataagaaaaagaaattgagtaaaaataattttaacaaaatattattaataatacattaattttattaattattaataaaaaatttgataataaaataatattaatattattttaaatattttaaaataaaaataagacgattaaaaattaaaatattttaaataaaatattaaaaactaaaataaaatttactcCAAATATAAAGTTACTTTGTGAAAATATCTTAGTTACTAAGTTTTTTTGAATGATATTTAACAAAatctagaaaaagaaaattagtaCTATTGGATAAAAAACTGTTTTTCTTCTCAACTACCAACTCCAACATTAATTAAACAAAACTAGTTAATGCATTTAACTACCACCTGCAGTAGTGATTTATTTGTGCATAGGAAAAATAAATTCCcgctatttttttatataccatttattattttagttatttttacgTGAGTAATTATCGTATAATAAATAGTGTGATCTTAATGTTAATATAAATATACCATGAATACGTCTTTACCATAGCAATTTGGCAATAGAAACAAAATTTGCAATTTGCGTTCTACGATGCCGAAATAGTTGCATTCCCGGAACCCCGTTCTAACTTTACCTTTTTCATCATAGAGAATTACCCTCGTTCAACAACCAAGTTCGCTCTCGCTTTAACCCTCTATGTCTCACTCGCTCTTTTGAAACCCATAAATCCAAGCACTTCACTCCCAAACAACACCACACCCCCCaaactaaaaaagaaaatggCTTTGAATCTGAAGCCATCGTTTCTTCTACTCACTTTTGCATTTTCCCTcaccattttttcttttgttcctaCTCCTACTTGTTCACGCGCCCCACCTTCTGAATTCGCCACCACCGTTCTAGACCTCTCTGCTTCACTCCACCAAGCCCAACAAGTCCTTTCCCTTAACCCTCAGCTTCTAGAAACTTCTCTTCAACAAGAACAAGAAGCACAAATCAACCCAACTTCCACTTCTTCGTCTCAATTCTCTGTTAATCTACACACTAGAGATTCACTCTTCAATGCCAAGCACAAAGACTACAAGTCCCTTGTCTTGGCCCGACTCGCCCGCGACTCAGTCCGAGTCGACGCGCTCAACTTCAAGCTCCACTTTGCCCTCAACAACATCTCCAAATCGGACCTTCACCCCACCCAAACAGAACTCCTACCCGAAGACCTATCCACTCCGGTGGCCTCCGGCACCAGCATGGGCTCCGGCGAGTACTTCACGCGTGTCGGCGTGGGCCAACCCTCAAAGCCTTTCTACATGGCACTCGACACTGGAAGCGACGTTAACTGGCTTCAGTGCAAGCCCTGTTCTGACTGCTACCAACAATCCGACCCGGTTTTCGACCCGACATTATCATCTTCTTACAGCCCACTAACTTGCCAGGCACAGCAGTGTCAGGCCTTAGACGTATCGGCTTGTCGCAACGGCAGGTGCTTATACCAAGTGAGTGGGTTTGAATAATCTTGTTTTATGAGTAATATTActtaaaagatatgaaaaaaaatgaaagaagcTGATTCAGATTCATTACAGGTTTCATATGGCGATGGCTCTTTTACTGTTGGTGAATACATGACGGAAACTGTTTCTTTTGGCAACTCCGGATCAGTGGCCAAGGTTGCAATGGGCTGCGGCCATGATAACGAGGGCCTGTTCGTGGCTGCTGCAGGTCTGATCGGGCTTGGAGGCGGGCCTTTGTCTCTGACTTCGCAGATCAAGGCAACGTCCTTCTCCTACTGCCTCGTGGACCGCGACTCGCCAAAGAGCTCCACGCTCGAGTTCAACTCGCCTCGACCCGCTGACTCGGTCACTGGAGCACTTCTCAGGAACCAGAAGCTCGACACCTTCTACTACGTGCAGCTCGCTGGAGTCAGCGTCGGCGGACACATGATCTCCGTTCCGCCTGAGACGTTTGCGGTGGGCCAGTCCGGAAGTGGAGGGATCATTGTGGACTGCGGAACCGCCGTGACTCGGCTCCAGACTCAGGCCTACAACTCGGTTCGCGACGCGTTCAGAAGCATGACTCGGAACCTGCGTACCACGAACGGGTTCGCGATCTTCGACACGTGCTACGACTTGTCGTCTTTGCAGTCTGTGGATGTTCCAACGGTGTCGTTTCATTTCGGCGGAGGGAAGTCGTGGCTGTTGCCGGCGAAGAATTATTTGATTCCGGTCGACGAGTCGGGCACTTATTGCTTCGCTTTTGCCCCTACGACGTCGTCTATGTCTATCATGGGAAACATACAACAACAGGGGACACGTGTCAGCTTTGATCTCGCTCACAATTTAGTGGGATTCTCACCGAACAAGTGCTAGATTGGGCTTTTTACATATATAACCCTAAATTTCTTGCAATATTATTatgttataaattattattaactattaaattaaaattatatatagtagtataaaatataaatgttGAGAAGGGGGGAAATGTCGAAATGTGGATAGCTTTGGATTTTTATGATTATGGGCATTTTGTAGGGAAGGATATAAGTGTAACTATGGCCATGCCTCTTGGATTGTAGGGTTTGTTACTTATTTGTGGGTGGTGGAAGGGTCCCACCTAAATAAATTTGAGAGGAGGGTTGTGCCTGTGGGTTGGTGTGGGTCATAAATTAAGGGAGGGCATGTTTGGATCAAATTAAATCTCTTAGGAAAAAAGGGTCTGGAAATGTATTCTCATCGGTGCCATGTGCTTGCGAATTTGTGCAGGCCATTTCCTTAAGATTGAAGTTAATGATATATGGTTAGTATAGTTGATGGATGATAGTAGATTCTTGTTATTATAGTTTGTGGTACTGATTATAAGGGATTTGCATGTATGCCACCTGGCTAACAACATGAAAATGATATGATATTAAACTTCACATGGCTCGTGAAAGAGATAAGACATAAGCGGGTATCTATTTGGTATTTTGGATGGAAGAAAATGATGGATGTTTGTCTCTTAATTCTATTTAATTCTTCGTTGTTTATTAGTCTTAGATCTCTGCCTTTACGTCCGTGTGACAGTCTTATATGTTTGTATTTAATAATGTTTTCTACTTTTCCAAAACTTAgtattagtaaaattttttaaatattttagaaaaaggTACAAGatagataaattttatataatattaagcaaataaagaatataaaatctatgttttttttatatttcatttTAAATCATCGTTGAAATTTCGTTGTTATATATTATCTTTCAACTTATTATGCAATGAAAATTAAggaaagaaatttttttaatttcacactaagaaattgaaaatacttttttttttctacttcAATTTTGTAATCGTTATCGTCAAAATTCAGTGTGAAATACAGAAAGAAAACAATGActttaaaatagataaatgtatttatttatatttgatcCAAAAATATAAGTCaggtataaaaatatataaaaatccaaaaaatatttatcacaTGGTCGACCTTTTGAGAAATCAGATAGAATATTATATAAAGTGATAACTTTCATCCGAAGGAGTTATAACCAATTTCGTATGTCTCTCTCTCACTTTTAGAAGAGAAATCACAACTTAAATAAAGGGATAGATATTCACCACCTAATGGAACTACTCTAATGGTGGCTATTAGCTCATCACTTATAAATATACTGACATTTTCAGGTATACTTAAGTTCTAATACTTTTAAACATGTTAAAATCCTGACTGACTTAAGTATCAGAGTATTTTGCAAGTATTACCTCATCTTTTCACAAACAACTCAACAACGGCTATTTAGTATATAGATTATGTCAGAAATCATCCCATTAAGAATTTAGACCTCACGTTCAAATCCAAATACGATTTAATTTCAGGTAATTATCGGAACAGTAATCAAAACAAGTTTTTGAAGCTTCTGGTTGAATAGTTttgctttttaattttgatattgtcATCATTATTAGAGATTTATGTGTAATTAAGGGgtgtaaaaaagaaaattaaattgaacCTCAGTTTTTTAGCTACACAAATCAGAGAGTCAATATTACTTATAAATTGGACCTCGGATTTATTTTCAAGAGTGACATGCATGCATTAACGGATGGCCAGATTTGAGTCCAACACAATCGGACGACTAAAAACGGATTTTTAAATCGGAGCCTCATATTTTGTAAGGCACGCTAATTCAACGGATAAAGTTGAATTTATAAAAATCCGACGGTCAGAGACGCTGTGTTATTCGGAGTCTCAAATTTGTTCTCTTGTCTAAATGTCATCCATGCAGATGGTTGATGCGGGAATGCGTGAGGTGAGAAAatgctctttttcttctctttctcgttCACTCCACTCTcatttttattcactttttcaTTGTCTTTCTTAGAAAGACTAAGAACACCACACTCACAACCTGcatccaaaattttcaaaattacaaTGTCTAAGAGGCAACAAATTAAAGAAGATAATCGTCCTGAATTTTATATTGTTAATTATCTTAGTCAatttaattatgtaatttttttagtatgaatattaaaataataatgtacatttaattttatttatgatattcTTCAACTCGACAGActaatgattaatttattgcgaatttaagttatatttaaaaatttattattagtcaataaattactgcatacacaaaataaaattcaaactctTGCTATTTaattaagtgaaaaaataaACTAACCACTCGATTAATCAAAATCAATTAGTTTCAACCATATTTATTTACGCTAAATACAAGTGGGGGTCCTGATAAAACTGAACACACACTGCTAATATGGGATCCAAGCATTTGTCTACaagaaaattattattctaTCCAGCGCCTAACACCGAAAGCTCATAAGACGTCAACACGTGTCCATCTGCACCTCATGTACAAGCAAACTCGTTTCTGCACAGTAATATACGCCTAAATCAAAATGAGTATCtcaaataaatatcaaatttagTGTATAGATATCATTTTCTTTTCTCAAAAGAAAGTAGTGACTAGTGCGTTATTAAAGGTGAggttagaaataaataaataaagtgtgGTCTATGTGTTGACATGTTATGTAGTAGTAGCTTTTGTAGTTTTAATTAGATGGGAACTTATATATGTGTGTGAGAAATTATTGCATGTTGGAGAGTTGTTACTTGTTATACAGCAGTTTATCGGGGGCACAATGGTAGGTCCCAAAACATTGAATTGAGGGGTCAATATTAACCATGATTGACGGCAATGCTATGTTATGCATTTGCATGGATTCATTTACAAATTCTTGTGATggacgaaaaataaaaataaataaagtaaaatCATGAACTCTTGTatgaactttttctttttaatattatattattaaagaTAAAATCCTTTGTCATGAACCAAACTGTATGTTAAACACTATTATAACTATTTATAAAATGTCA from Arachis stenosperma cultivar V10309 chromosome 9, arast.V10309.gnm1.PFL2, whole genome shotgun sequence encodes the following:
- the LOC130948849 gene encoding protein ASPARTIC PROTEASE IN GUARD CELL 1-like encodes the protein MALNLKPSFLLLTFAFSLTIFSFVPTPTCSRAPPSEFATTVLDLSASLHQAQQVLSLNPQLLETSLQQEQEAQINPTSTSSSQFSVNLHTRDSLFNAKHKDYKSLVLARLARDSVRVDALNFKLHFALNNISKSDLHPTQTELLPEDLSTPVASGTSMGSGEYFTRVGVGQPSKPFYMALDTGSDVNWLQCKPCSDCYQQSDPVFDPTLSSSYSPLTCQAQQCQALDVSACRNGRCLYQVSYGDGSFTVGEYMTETVSFGNSGSVAKVAMGCGHDNEGLFVAAAGLIGLGGGPLSLTSQIKATSFSYCLVDRDSPKSSTLEFNSPRPADSVTGALLRNQKLDTFYYVQLAGVSVGGHMISVPPETFAVGQSGSGGIIVDCGTAVTRLQTQAYNSVRDAFRSMTRNLRTTNGFAIFDTCYDLSSLQSVDVPTVSFHFGGGKSWLLPAKNYLIPVDESGTYCFAFAPTTSSMSIMGNIQQQGTRVSFDLAHNLVGFSPNKC